In Candidatus Kaistella beijingensis, a genomic segment contains:
- a CDS encoding DUF4349 domain-containing protein — protein MKNLVSKTILGSAILISIFSCNKQETVGNSTIEKNVSEDYTASVSDSISSVATMKVKDKEFIKTADVNMEVKDVYDATISIEKSLKDLGGFVTSSRLNSQTISEETFNTSNENAILVRKFQTENTMQVRVPSEKLGEFLNLINNKKVFLNSRVILAEDVTSNIKLAKLEEKRNAKTAENIDKLKTNKDKVSMIDDNLSEGNLQKISTYEMSDHLKYSTVDIFLKEPKLRIAEIAVTNTGNIDNKYKFNFFYDVRNAFVEGFYLIQRLIVGLVSIWPILVIASLIFYFLRKRKKPLNFEKEHVDE, from the coding sequence ATGAAAAATCTAGTTTCAAAAACAATTCTTGGTTCCGCAATTCTCATTTCTATATTTTCTTGCAATAAGCAAGAAACTGTTGGAAATTCAACGATCGAAAAAAATGTTTCCGAAGATTACACCGCTTCAGTTTCTGACAGCATTTCTTCTGTCGCAACCATGAAAGTAAAAGATAAAGAATTCATCAAAACCGCCGATGTAAACATGGAAGTAAAAGATGTTTATGACGCCACCATCTCTATTGAAAAATCCCTGAAAGATTTGGGTGGATTTGTGACCTCAAGCAGATTAAATTCGCAGACGATATCCGAAGAAACCTTCAATACTTCGAATGAAAATGCGATTTTAGTAAGAAAATTCCAAACTGAAAACACGATGCAAGTTAGAGTTCCATCAGAAAAATTAGGAGAATTTTTGAACCTCATCAATAACAAAAAAGTATTTCTGAACTCAAGAGTTATTCTTGCCGAAGACGTAACTTCCAATATCAAACTTGCAAAGCTGGAAGAAAAACGAAACGCCAAAACAGCTGAAAATATCGACAAGCTGAAGACAAACAAAGATAAAGTGAGCATGATTGACGATAATTTGAGTGAAGGAAACCTTCAAAAAATCTCCACTTACGAAATGAGCGATCATTTGAAATATTCCACGGTTGACATTTTCCTCAAAGAACCCAAACTGCGAATTGCCGAAATCGCGGTGACAAATACAGGAAACATCGACAACAAATACAAATTCAATTTTTTCTACGACGTGAGAAATGCTTTTGTTGAAGGGTTTTATTTAATTCAAAGATTAATTGTGGGGTTGGTTTCAATTTGGCCGATTTTAGTGATTGCAAGTCTGATTTTCTACTTCTTGAGAAAAAGAAAAAAACCGCTGAATTTTGAGAAAGAGCATGTTGATGAGTAA